The DNA sequence CAACAACAACGTCGATACCTGCGCGCGGGTGTGCCATTCGCCCACCGGCTATGGCTTGAAGCAGACCCTGGGCGAGTCGGCGGGCACCCAGACCTTCGAATCGGTGATGCATTCCGACGTCATCCTCATCATGGGCGCCAACCCGGCTTCCGGCCACCCGGTCTTTGCCTCGCAGATCAAGCGCCGCGTGCGCCAGGGCGCCAAGCTGATCGTGATCGATCCGCGCACTACCGAGATGGTCAAGTCGCCGCACATCCAGGCCGACTATCACCTCAAGCTGCGCCCCGGTACCAACACCGCCATCATCACCGCGCTGGCGCATGTGATTCTCTCCGAGGGCTTGCAGGATGAAGCCTACATCCAGGAGCGCTGCGATCTGCAGTCCTACCAGGACTGGAAGGAATTCGTCCTGCGTGCCGACAATTCGCCCGAAGCCATGGCGGCCATTACCGGCGTGCCGGCTGAGACCATCCGTGGCGCCGCACGGCTGTATGCCACCGGCGGCAATGCCGCGATCTACTACGGCCTGGGCGTGACCGAACATGCGCAGGGTTCGACCACCGTGATGGGCATCGCCAACCTGGCCATGTGCACCGGCAACGTCGGTCGTGAAGGCGTGGGTGTGAACCCGCTGCGGGGCCAGAACAATGTGCAGGGTTCCTGCGACATGGGTTCCTTCCCGCACGAGCTGCCGGGTTATCGCCACATCTCGGACTCCACCGTGCGCGGTCAGTTCGAACAGGCCTGGGGCGTGACGCTCAATCCTGAACCGGGCCTGCGCATTCCCAACATGTTCGATGCCGCGCTCGATGGCAGCTTCAAGGGTCTGTATTGCGAAGGTGAAGATATCGTCCAGTCCGACCCCAATACCCAGCATGTGGCGGCCGCCTTGCAAGCGATGGAATGCATCGTGGTGCAGGATCTTTTCCTCAACGAAACCGCCAAGTATGCGCACGTGTTCCTGCCCGGTTCGTCCTTCCTGGAAAAGGATGGCACCTTCACCAATGCCGAGCGCCGCATCTCGCGCGTGCGCAAGGTGATGCCGGCCAAAGCCGGCAAGTCCGACTGGGAAGTCACGGTAGCCTTGGCCGAAGCGCTGGGTTATCCGATGCCGTACAATCACCCCTCGGAGATCATGGATGAAATCGCCGCCCTGACCCCCAGCTTCCACGGCGTGAGCTACGACAAGCTGGAAAAACTTGGCAGCATCCAGTGGCCATGCAACGAAGCGGCACCGGAAGGCACGCCCATCATGCACGTAGGCAGCTTCATCCGAGGCAAGGGCAAGTTCATCAACACGCAGTACTTCGCCACCGATGAGAAGGTGACCCAGCGTTACCCGCTGATCCTGACCACCGGCCGCATCCTGTCGCAGTACAACGTGGGCGCGCAGACGCGCCGCACCGAGAACTCGCAATGGCATAGCGAAGACCGGCTGGAAATCCACCCGCACGATGCCGAGGACCGTGGCATCCGCGAGGGCGACTGGGTCGGGGTGGAATCGCGCGCCGGCCAGACCGTATTGCGCGCCACCGTTACCGAGAACGTGCAACCGGGCGTGGTCTATACCACCTTCCACTTCCCGGAATCCGGGGCCAACGTGATCACCACCGACAACTCCGACTGGGCCACCAACTGCCCCGAGTACAAGGTGACGGCGGTACAGGTGATGCCGGTGACCCAGCCGTCCGAATGGCAGCAGCATTACGAGCGCTTCAACCGCGAGCAACTGGAATTGCTCAAGGGTGACAAGCAGGGTGACAAGCAGATCGACAAACAGGCCGAACCACTGGTCACCAAGTAACGGCGCAGCGCAGGCCGGTGCGCGCTGCCCAGATTTTTTTTTGCAGACACGAGCCCGGCCAAGCCGCGCAGGACAGCATGAATACACGCAACAGCAATACCCGCAACAGCGGCCCCGTCATCGATGAAGCCAGCGGCGACTACGCCACCTTTGCCCATGTGCAGGTGGATCGTTGGCGCGATGGCCAGCGCGAGACGGTGGACGATGTCGTGGCCGAGGAAGTGCCGATCGCGCTGGAATACAACGGCATCTCGCACGCCGTGATGATGGCTACGCCCACCGACCTGGAAGATTTTGCGCTGGGTTTTTCGCTCACCGAAGGCATCCTGGCCGCGCCCGGCGAATTGTATGAATGCGAGATCTTGCCTGGTTGCGAAGGTGTGCAGGTGCAGATGCGCATTGCCACTGAACGCTTCGTGGCGTTGAAGGAAAAGCGCCGCAACCTCACCGGGCGCACCGGTTGCGGCCTGTGTGGCGCCGAGACGCTGGAGCAGGCGGTGCGGCATCCGCAGGCGGTGGCGGCCG is a window from the Herbaspirillum rubrisubalbicans genome containing:
- the fdhD gene encoding formate dehydrogenase accessory sulfurtransferase FdhD — encoded protein: MNTRNSNTRNSGPVIDEASGDYATFAHVQVDRWRDGQRETVDDVVAEEVPIALEYNGISHAVMMATPTDLEDFALGFSLTEGILAAPGELYECEILPGCEGVQVQMRIATERFVALKEKRRNLTGRTGCGLCGAETLEQAVRHPQAVAAGALFTVQQVHAAFEQMQSRQQLQQVTGATHAAAWMDVEGRIVLVREDVGRHNALDKLIGALAQEGADFSQGAAIITSRASYEMVQKAAMVGIGFIAAVSAPTALAIRLAEETDVTLLGFVRKQGHVVYARPQRLR
- the fdhF gene encoding formate dehydrogenase subunit alpha, yielding MNQLNETDYGTPARASEQMVTLEIDGVQVTVPAGTSVMRASVEAGINVPKLCATDSLEPFGSCRLCLVEIEKDGRRMKGYPASCTTPCEPGMKVQTQTPKLAEIRRGVMELYISDHPLDCLTCPTNGNCELQDMAGVVGLREVRYGYEGENHTKMKKDESNPYFTYDPSKCIVCNRCVRACEETQGTFALTINGRGFESRVSAGQMDTFMESECVSCGACVEACPTATLTEKTVIMLGQAEHSKVTTCAYCGVGCSFKAEMKGNEVVRMVPYKDGKANQGHSCVKGRFAWGYATHKDRILNPMIRKSINDPWREVSWEEALSYAASEFRRIQAKHGKDSIGGITSSRCTNEETYLVQKLVRAAFGNNNVDTCARVCHSPTGYGLKQTLGESAGTQTFESVMHSDVILIMGANPASGHPVFASQIKRRVRQGAKLIVIDPRTTEMVKSPHIQADYHLKLRPGTNTAIITALAHVILSEGLQDEAYIQERCDLQSYQDWKEFVLRADNSPEAMAAITGVPAETIRGAARLYATGGNAAIYYGLGVTEHAQGSTTVMGIANLAMCTGNVGREGVGVNPLRGQNNVQGSCDMGSFPHELPGYRHISDSTVRGQFEQAWGVTLNPEPGLRIPNMFDAALDGSFKGLYCEGEDIVQSDPNTQHVAAALQAMECIVVQDLFLNETAKYAHVFLPGSSFLEKDGTFTNAERRISRVRKVMPAKAGKSDWEVTVALAEALGYPMPYNHPSEIMDEIAALTPSFHGVSYDKLEKLGSIQWPCNEAAPEGTPIMHVGSFIRGKGKFINTQYFATDEKVTQRYPLILTTGRILSQYNVGAQTRRTENSQWHSEDRLEIHPHDAEDRGIREGDWVGVESRAGQTVLRATVTENVQPGVVYTTFHFPESGANVITTDNSDWATNCPEYKVTAVQVMPVTQPSEWQQHYERFNREQLELLKGDKQGDKQIDKQAEPLVTK